In Candidatus Manganitrophus noduliformans, the genomic stretch CTCCCCCAGCGTCGATTTCCCGAAGCTTCTCTATCAACTCCTTCCGGGGATCTACCGCGACAAAGACGCCAAGGGAGAGCTGCGCCGTTTCCTGGAGATCGCCTCCCTCCCGCTCGACGAGCTGGAGGTGAGCGTGGCGCAGCTTTATGAAGATCTCTTCATCGACAACAGCCGCGAGCCGTTCATCGGTTTGATCGGGGCGCTGATCGGCGTGGAGATCGATCCGACCCTTCCGGAGCGGGCGCAGCGGACCGAGGTGGAGGAGGCCTTCGCCTTCTACCGGTCGAAGGGGCTGCACGATCCGATCGCCCTCTTCGCGGAGCGGGTGACGGCGTGGCGGACCGCCGTCATCGATTTTTCCCAAAAGGTCGCTCAAGTTCCGTTTGTTCCCGATCTCAACCCCGTGATCCCTTATCGGGACCAGCCGGTCGGGGAAGCGCCGCCGGGGAGCGGGAATTTTTTCTTCCGGGCCGATCAGCAGCGCCAGCCCCTCTTCGACCGGATCACCGGCCGGCCGATCACGCGGAACGCGCTCTTCGGGCAGGAGGCGGCGTATGCCGGGATCGAGGGGCGCTTTGCGATTAGAGACCGGGGCGCCGATCTCTTCCTTCCCGATTCGGTCCCCGCATTCACCGCGGTGGCCGCCGACCTGATCGACTTTGCCAATCCCAAAATGCCGAGCGGCATCGCCCTCACGATCCTGCCGAATCAGATTGCGATCGATCCGGAGCTGGGGCGATTCAAGATCGTCTCGCCGATTCCCTTGGCGGGAAACCTGAGGGTCGATTTTCAAGTGCTGGTTCCCGCTTCGGTCGCGGTCCAGACGTTCGATCTTCGCGATCCGAAACAGATCGCGCGGCTGAACCGGAGCGACGATGCGGCCCCCCACACCCTCGACATCCGCCGCCCGCGGCGGCCCACTGATCGGTTCGGCCGATACCACTTCGACAACTTGGGTTTCTTTTTTACCTTCGGACGGCGCATGCAGAATCAACGGCCGAATGTCTTGCCCCCCGATTCGGAGAGCGGGAACTTCACCTTCGACGGACGCCTTCTGGGGGTGGGGGACACCGCCGGGGCCGCGCTGCAATTGCAAGACGGGATCGACGGCGCGCCCCTCACCCGGCGGAAGCTGGAATCGGCGGCGGCAGAATATTGCGGGACGACCCGCGGGTTTACGATCCGGGTCGGCGGCGTCGATATTTGCAGCGCCGATTTCCAGCCGGCGGTCACGCTGCGCGCCGCCGACCTCTCCGATTTTTCCAATCCAATGACGCCCGCCGGTGCGCCGATGATCCTTGCCCCCGACCAGGTCGCAGTCGACCCGCAGTTGGGGCGGTTCAAGCTCGATTTGGCCGGGCTCGGAATCGCCGCCGAGCAGATCCGTGTCGATTACCTTTTGGCGCCGGTTCAGAACCATCGCGGCAGGGCGCCGGCGGCCCTCTCGGCGACGGCGCATGCGCTCTTCGGGTTCGATCCGCAGGGGAAAATGATCGTTCTGCGAGACGGGGAGGATGGAATGCCGATCTCGGTCAAGCGGCGGCTTGGGGCGGCCCTGGCCGATTTTCACGGCGCGGCGCGCGGGTGGAGGGTCTACCGGAACGGGATCGATGTGAGTGGAACGCTCGTCGCCGAGGAGAAGGATCTCGGCGATCCGGCCACCCCGGTGACGCCGGGCCGGCTGGCGGTCGATGTCGACCGGGGGCGGTTCAAATTCCCGGCGGGATTTTTTTCGCCGGCCGATCTGATCACCGTCGACTATAGCGACGAGGAGACGGAAGCAGAAGCGCAGCTGCTGACGAGCTTCCTGCAGCGCTCGCCGAAGCTGCTGCCGGCGGGGGTGGTCCCGGTCCCGATCGACACACGGGTCCCGAAGGTCGATCCGGCGGTGTTGGTTTCGTAGGGGCGATCCTTGTGATCGCCCTCTCTCTCGCCGGGAAAAACGCAAAATGCAGGGCGAATACAAGATTCGCCCCTACAGTTACAATTTGGAGAACGCATGACCCAATCGATTTCGCGCGACAGCTTCAACGAGCTTAAAAATTATCTGGGGGTCTACCTCCAGCAGGGGCGGGTGATCCTCGACGCCGACTGGAACGAGAACCAGGATATCTTCGTCTCGTTCCTCCGGCGGATGAGCCGCGAGGCGATCGGCGACGGGAGTCCCAATCGGGGGTTTGCCGTCGATCCGATCTTCCCCCTCCCGATGGAAACGCTGGTCGAGAAAGCGACCCCGCCGGGGGGAGGCAGTCCTAACCTGGAGCAGTGCGCCGGCGAGGTCTGCAGCGCGATCATGGTTGAAGCGATCCGGCTCATCTTCAGCATGATCTTCGGCCCGCTTCTTTTCTTCCTCAACTTTCCCGGCAAGAAGTTCGACGATATGGAGTCGCTCGAAGGTTTTATCCTCTCCTCCCCGCAGGGGACCCTGCGGATCGGAAAAGACGGCCCTTACGAGGGAAAGGGTTTCTTGAGGCTCTCCGGCCATGCCGGGACGGTCACGATCACCAAGACCTTCACCAATCTGAAAGACCTCTCGGCGGATGAAGTCCTCACCTTCCGTTACCGGTTGAACCAGCAGTCGGCCGGGACGATCAAGTTTTTCCTCGAAGACGACGACGGCAACCGGACCGTCTGGTTGACACAGAACAGCGGGGCGGCCAAAGAGGTCTGGGTGGCCGGGTTCGCCGCCCCCCTCGATGTCAGCTTCCACATCACCACCGATGATCTTCCCGACGCGGGGCGGAATCAAAGCTACAGCGGGGGGACGATCTTCAGCTTCGGCGGGGCGACCCCGATCACCTGGTCGGTTTCATCGGGGAGTCTGCCGGCGGGTTTGACCTTGGCGCCGTCGGGCAGCGGCGACAACTCAAAGAGCGCAAAAATCAGCGGCACCCCGACCACCGCCGGCAGCTCCACCTTTACCGTCCAGGCGGTCGACAATAACGGGGTGGTCGCGACGAAGGTTTTTACATTGCAAGTGCTCGATCCCGCGCCGGCCCAGCCCCCCATTCCGCCGATCAATCCGGCCGACCTGATCGCCGCGCTCGTCAAATTCGAGCTTCCGACCGGCACCCCGGCCGATCTGACGCAGATCCGGAAATACGGCTTCGAGGTCTACCAAGACGGGACGAACCCGTTGGTGTGGGATTTCGACGATCTTCGAATCGCCGGCGAAAATCTTCTGGAGACGATCGGGGTCAACAACTTCATTATCCGGGGCTCGGAGTTTTCCGAGTTCCTCGGGATCTTCTCCCTCTTCGGGATGTTCGGCGCGCTGAGCGAGGAAGAAGAGGAGGGGGGGGGCGGAGGAGGGGGCGGCGGAGAGGACGAAGGGCTGGCCAATCTTCTGGAGCTGATGAACACCCAGTTCGAGTTTACCCATCCCAGCATTGAAAACGCCGGACGGATGTATGTCGCCGGGTTTCCCTGCGTCCTGGTCAGGGACACCCTCTACTCCGAACAGGCCGATCCGAACGATCCGTCGCTGGCGTCTCCCCCCGCCGGGGAGGTTCGGAAGGACATGGTCTACCTCGACGTCTGGCAGGAGCCGGTAACCTATGTGGAAGATCCCGAGATCCGCGAGATCGCCCTGGGCGGCCCCGACACGACGACCCGCCTTCGCGTGAAATACCGGGTCCGGGTGAATCAGGGAGGGGGGCTTCCGGAGGGGCAGGGGATCGGGAAGGGGACCCTTGCGACGGAAGGGGTTTACACCGGCGAGGCGAACCGCCTTTATCGAATCGAGATCGATACGGCGGGCAACATCGGCACGGCGACCTTCCGCTGGTCGGACGACAATGCTTCGACGATCGGGCGGGTGATCGCGCCGATCCCGGCGGGATCGAAGGAGGTCGTCGTCGAAGATGCGTCGGCGTTTCATCCGGGCGAGCTGATCCTGATCTCGAAAGAGTTCGGAAGCGAGATGCACCAAATCCAATCGGTCTTCGGAAATGTGATCACGCTGAACGATCCGGTCGGCGGGCAGCTCTCGCTGCTGCCGGCGGCGTCGAAGGTGCTCAACTTCACCGGGTTCTCGATGGAAGACCGGCCGAAGATCGCGCGGTGGAACGCCTTTAAAGTTCCGATCCCCGCCGACCCAGCCGATTCGACGGTTTCCGCGGCGATCCCGTTGAACGACGGGGTGGCGATCCGGTTCGGCGGAAACCAGATGCGCCGGGGCGATGACTGGATCTTCAAGACCCGCTTCCTCGCCGGGGATGAGCCGTCGGGGATCAACCCGGAGACCCGGATCGAGCCGTTGAGCTTCGTGCTGCCGCACGGTGTCCGGCACTACTATGCGCCGCTCGCGATCTTGACCCGCGACGGCGATGCGCCCGAGCCGGACAAGATCCTCGATTTCCAAGACAAACGGCAGCGGGCGGGGAATGCCTCCACCGTCGATAAGCCGATCGCGGATCTTTCCGCCTTTACCGGGGAGGATACCGATCATTTCCTGGGAGGGATCGTCCTTCCTCCGGCCTCGAAGGGGAGCAAGTTTTTGGTCTTCTGGTCGGGGGAGCTCTTCCTTACCGGGGCGGTGCCGAACAACTCGCACCTGGAGATCCGGGCCGCTTTTTACAATGACGAGATGACCGATCCGACGACCGAACCGGACAAGGGGAAGATCCAGGACAAGACGATGAAGATCCCGCTCCGGCGGAAGCAGACCGGCGTGGAGATCCCGATCCAGATGCTCTTCGTCAACAGCGACGCCGGATTCCTCTTTGTGCCGAACAGCTTTGTCCCGACGTCGGTCCAGCTTTTCGCCCGGGTGGACCAGAACGGCTTCAGCGTGGAGCTGGTGAACATGCGTCTGACGGTGTTAGAGTTGAAGAAGAGTTTTTGAGTAAAATAAGCGCTCAGCAATCAGCTTAAACAGAAAATCCTTTGATTTAGCTGAATGCTGAAAGCTTCATTATGGAGGTTTTCAATGCCCGGACGTTACATCTTTACGAAAAAAGACCTGGAGCCGCTTCGGCCCTTTCTTGAGAACCCGGTCGGCCAGCAGCTGATCCAGGGGGCGGTGCCGATCAAAAAAATCACCGGACCGGCGCAGCATGTTGAATTGGCGGAGGTCGAGCTGCCGGTGACGGTGGAGAGCCGCGAGAACCCGGAGGGGGTGCCGTTGAGCGAGGTGTTGAAAGCGGTCCAGGAAAAGGTTCCGGGGGTGAAAGGGCTGGCGGTCCGGCAGGGGCGGGTCTCAATTACTTATGAGGGAGAACCTTCGCGGACCGACCGGACGAAGATCGAAAAGCTCCTCTCGAACCGGAAGGGCCTGGAGGATCTGAAACGGCCGGCCCCCGGTCCCGTCGTGAGGGGGCTAGCGGCGGAGGGCCCGGCGGCGCTGGAGCGGGTGTTGAAAAATGCCGACACTCCGGATGCCGAGTGGCTCCGGGCCTTTCGGGCCTACGCCGTCCAAAATCTCATCGGGACCAAGCGCGGCGAGAAAAAATAATGGCCCCTTATCTCGGCAATCTGAAGAGCAACGAGTTTCACGATCTGGCGAACCAGAAAGCGCAGTGCCAGATTTCGGAAATTTTGATGCAGAAGTCCTTCACCCCGGATACGGCGGGGCAGGCGGTCGCCGAGGGATTTGAGCCGTGCTTTTTCTGCATCGGGACGTTCGCCGATCTGGGGTTGTCCCCCTTGGGCGCGCCGATCACATCCCCTTCCGATCTGACCGGCCAAGACGAGGGGGCCGGCATGGTCTTGCTGGAGTGGACTTACGCCGACGACATCGAAGCGCAAAAAATCGCGTTTGACCTCTTCTCCAGCCCCGACCCGCTCGATCCCTTCCGGACGCTTCGCGCCGGGAATCTCAAAGTCACCTCGGCGTTGATCCCCGGCTTTGCAGAGGGGGGGCATTATTACTTCACGGTGATCGCCCGGCGGGGAGGCGCCTACAGTCTTCCCTCGAAAACGATTCCTCTTTTCGTTCAGCCGGTTCAGGCGCCGATCTTCACCTCCCCCGGAGGGGGCGGGCCGCCGTCAGTTCCGAGCGGGCTCGGCTTTCCGTTCCGGATCGATGGGACCGGCGGGGTCTACGCCCAGGGGGGCGATCCGCTGCTGCGGGGGAAGATCCTCCAACTGCTTCTGACGTCGCCGGGGGAGCGGGTGAACCTGCCGGAGTACGGAACCCGCTTGCGCGATCTGGTCTTCGATCCGAACAACGACATCCTGGCGGCGACGACCGAGTTCATGGTCAACCGGGCGCTCCAGCGCTATCTGGGGGACGAGCTTCAAGTCGATCAGGTCTCCGTTGCCGCAGAAAGCGAAGGAAGCACGCTGCAGGTCGAAATCATCTACGTCCGGAAAGCCGATCTGCGGATGGAACGGTTGCGGATCGGGCTGCCGATTCCATAGAATAGCGAGGAGAATAAAATGATTATTTTCCATTTGCCGTTTTCCATTTATCATTTTCCAATGGGAAGAGGTTAGCGATGGACGAAAGAATGGCCCGGTATGTCGAGCGGGCCGAAGGGAAATATTGGGGAAAGTATCGCGGGTTCGTTCAGGATAATAACGATCCGGAACAGCTCGGACGGCTGAAGGTGACCGTGCCGAGTCTTCTCGCGGACGCCGTGAGCGGCTGGGCCTGGCCCGCCGTCCCGTATGCCGGGGCGGGAATCGGCTTCTTTTTCATGCCGCAGGTCGGAGATCTGGTCTGGGTGGAGTTTATCGAAGGAGAGCTCGACCATCCGCTCTGGACCGGCTGCAGTTGGGGGAAGCCGGGGGGGCAGAGCGAACTCCCCGAGGAGGCGCTTCAATCGTACCCGCAGCAGCAGGTCATCAAGACGCCGTCGGGGAATGTGATCATCATCAACGACAGCTCGGGAAGCGAGTCGATCACGGTTCGAACGAAGGAGGGGACCGAGATTGTCATCGATCGAAGCGGCCAGAAGATCACGATCCA encodes the following:
- a CDS encoding DUF6519 domain-containing protein, whose amino-acid sequence is MTQSISRDSFNELKNYLGVYLQQGRVILDADWNENQDIFVSFLRRMSREAIGDGSPNRGFAVDPIFPLPMETLVEKATPPGGGSPNLEQCAGEVCSAIMVEAIRLIFSMIFGPLLFFLNFPGKKFDDMESLEGFILSSPQGTLRIGKDGPYEGKGFLRLSGHAGTVTITKTFTNLKDLSADEVLTFRYRLNQQSAGTIKFFLEDDDGNRTVWLTQNSGAAKEVWVAGFAAPLDVSFHITTDDLPDAGRNQSYSGGTIFSFGGATPITWSVSSGSLPAGLTLAPSGSGDNSKSAKISGTPTTAGSSTFTVQAVDNNGVVATKVFTLQVLDPAPAQPPIPPINPADLIAALVKFELPTGTPADLTQIRKYGFEVYQDGTNPLVWDFDDLRIAGENLLETIGVNNFIIRGSEFSEFLGIFSLFGMFGALSEEEEEGGGGGGGGGEDEGLANLLELMNTQFEFTHPSIENAGRMYVAGFPCVLVRDTLYSEQADPNDPSLASPPAGEVRKDMVYLDVWQEPVTYVEDPEIREIALGGPDTTTRLRVKYRVRVNQGGGLPEGQGIGKGTLATEGVYTGEANRLYRIEIDTAGNIGTATFRWSDDNASTIGRVIAPIPAGSKEVVVEDASAFHPGELILISKEFGSEMHQIQSVFGNVITLNDPVGGQLSLLPAASKVLNFTGFSMEDRPKIARWNAFKVPIPADPADSTVSAAIPLNDGVAIRFGGNQMRRGDDWIFKTRFLAGDEPSGINPETRIEPLSFVLPHGVRHYYAPLAILTRDGDAPEPDKILDFQDKRQRAGNASTVDKPIADLSAFTGEDTDHFLGGIVLPPASKGSKFLVFWSGELFLTGAVPNNSHLEIRAAFYNDEMTDPTTEPDKGKIQDKTMKIPLRRKQTGVEIPIQMLFVNSDAGFLFVPNSFVPTSVQLFARVDQNGFSVELVNMRLTVLELKKSF
- a CDS encoding GPW/gp25 family protein, with translation MAPYLGNLKSNEFHDLANQKAQCQISEILMQKSFTPDTAGQAVAEGFEPCFFCIGTFADLGLSPLGAPITSPSDLTGQDEGAGMVLLEWTYADDIEAQKIAFDLFSSPDPLDPFRTLRAGNLKVTSALIPGFAEGGHYYFTVIARRGGAYSLPSKTIPLFVQPVQAPIFTSPGGGGPPSVPSGLGFPFRIDGTGGVYAQGGDPLLRGKILQLLLTSPGERVNLPEYGTRLRDLVFDPNNDILAATTEFMVNRALQRYLGDELQVDQVSVAAESEGSTLQVEIIYVRKADLRMERLRIGLPIP
- a CDS encoding phage baseplate assembly protein V, which encodes MDERMARYVERAEGKYWGKYRGFVQDNNDPEQLGRLKVTVPSLLADAVSGWAWPAVPYAGAGIGFFFMPQVGDLVWVEFIEGELDHPLWTGCSWGKPGGQSELPEEALQSYPQQQVIKTPSGNVIIINDSSGSESITVRTKEGTEIVIDRSGQKITIQADSVIAQGASEMPEELATKTFVQTIFDTHTHPSGVGPTGPPVVLSTTNPKSITKVLKAE